The Schistocerca americana isolate TAMUIC-IGC-003095 chromosome 5, iqSchAmer2.1, whole genome shotgun sequence genome includes a window with the following:
- the LOC124615437 gene encoding neuropeptide-like 3, producing the protein MKFLVVLCAVLAAAAATPLPEPGYLGAGLVAPAIAPAIAAPAIAAPVLAPRVVGIGGVLAAPQPLAVAAAVPHAKIILG; encoded by the exons ATGAAGTTTCTG GTGGTGCTCTGCGCGGTGCTGGCCGCGGCGGCGGCGACCCCGCTGCCTGAGCCTGGCTACCTGGGTGCCGGCCTCGTCGCCCCCGCTATCGCCCCCGCCATCGCCGCCCCCGCCATCGCCGCCCCCGTGCTCGCCCCCCGCGTCGTCGGCATCGGTGGCGTCCTCGCCGCCCCGCAACCGCTGGCTGTCGCCGCCGCTGTGCCTCACGCCAAGATCATCCTGGGCTAA